DNA from Mycolicibacterium alvei:
TGGGCGGCCCACCATGTTGTAGCTCGAAGCCATGCTGTGTTGGTAGGCCCCGGTGCAGGCCACTGCCAGCAGATCGCCGGCATGGATGTCGGCGGGCAGCTCGGCATCGCGCACGATCTCGTCACCGGCCTCGCAATGCCGGCCGACCACAGTGGCCACGGTGGTCGGGCCCAGCGGATGACGATTTGCCAGGGCGACAGTGTATTTCGCTCCATACAGCGCGACCCGAGGGTTGTCGCTCATGCCGCCGTCGACCGCGACGAACGTGCGCCCGCCCGGCTGGGACTTCACCCCGCACACCCGGTACAACGTCACGCCCGCCCGGGCGCTGAGGGCCCGACCGGGTTCGACGACCAGCCGCGGTCGTGGAAATCGCTCGGCCGCACAGGCTGTGGTCAATGCGTCGTCGACGACCGTGGCGAATGCGCTCACATCGAGGGCCGCGTCCCCGCGGACATACGGAACCCCATGGCCGCCACCGATGTTGAGCTCGGTCAGCAGTACGCCGTGTTCGGTACGGATATCGGCCATCGCGCCGATCAGCCGGTGCACAGCCTCGCCGTAGGGCGCGGGATCGCTGATCTGCGAACCGATGTGGCAGTGCAAACCGACCAGTTCGAGGTTCGGAGTGGCCAGAATGCGGGCGGCGGCGCGGGCGGCCCGGCGGTCGGCCAGGGCGAAGCCGAACTTCTGATCGGTCACCCCGGTGGTGACCGCTCGATGCCCGTGGATGTCGATGTCGGGGGTGACCCGGATCAGTACCTGCTGGGGCCGACGGACCAACCCGGCCAGGTAGGTGATCTCCATCGGGGAGTCGATCACGATGCGGCCGACACCGACGTCGATCGCATTGCGCAGTTCGTCACAGGATTTGGCGTTGCCGTGCAGCACGATGCGCGCCGGGTCGACCCCGCCGGCCAACGCAGTGGCGAGTTCGGCCGCCGAGCACACATCCAGACCGAGACCTTCCTCGGCAACCCAGCGGGCCACGGCGGTGGTCAGCAGCGACTTGCCGGCATAGACCACAGCGGCCTGGGGCAGCGCCGCCCGGTAGCGCCTGGCGCGGGTCCGGAAATCGTTCTCGTCCAGCACGTAGGCCGGGGTGCGGTACTCGTCGGCGATGTCGGTCAGTGCCACCCGACCGACGGTGATCCGGCCCAGTTCGTCGACACCCGTGGTCAGCGGCCAGATGTTCGGATCGAGTCGTGGTCGGATGCTGCAGCGCAGCGAAGGCAGGATGTCCAGCAGGGTCATGACTCCAACGTGGACCGCGCCGGCCGGGTTGTCAGTGGGCTTGACGATCCCTTGACACCGATCCGCTCAATCTTGACGGTGACCGGTTACTTCGGCGCGGCCTCGCGAGCGAGTCGCTTGTTTTCGGCGGTGAGATAGCAGCCCGTCACGACCTGCAGAACGGCATTGACCTGTGAGCCGAACGACAACCGGCCACCCTCGCTGTCGGCGATGGTCAGATCGGTCGACTCGTCGCCCACGGGGTTTTCGGTGCGCCCGGTGACGTCGGTGTAGCCGTGCCTGGCGGCGATGTCGATGACGGCCTGCGATGCCCGGTCCCAGAGCGCCGCCGGCACGGGGACTTTCGAGACCCAGTTGCGGCCGAAATAGCGTTCGCCGTCGGTGGATCCGAATTCACCACATTCACTGCTGCGTTCATCGCGGTTCGGTAGCCAGGTCGAGCCCGGCACGATCCGCGATAGTTCGGTGGTGACCTCGGTGATCATCCGGTCACGGTCGGCGAGGACTTCTTCGGCGTCGCGGCGGGACAGCAAGGCGCCGAGTTCCTTTGGCGTGCCGAAGCCGTAGTCGCCCTCGGCGGGACCTGTGTACTCGGACTCAAACATCGCACCACAGCCGGTCAACGCGACGGCCAGTAAGAGCGTGATCACCAGACGCCACATCAATCCTCCACCTTCACGTAGTTGTCGTCCTGTCCCAACCCTGCCACGACCACAGCCTGGTTGTAGAGAGCGGTGGTGTTCAGGAAGGAGTACTGGCTGTGCCCGGTCGACTCCTCGCGTGGGCCCAGCGCCGTGGTCTCGGAGTTGGTGGACAGGTCGGTGAACCCGGGCAGGCTTGACGGGATCGTGGCACCGTATCGGCGCAGGTTGGCGACGGCATCGTCCTTGGCGTGCTCGACGAATACGTGCCCTTCGGTCAGATGCAGATCCGACGGTGTGGTCTGGCTGGCGAACTGCCACACGTCGGTTTCCAGTCCCGGCGAGCCCATGAACACGACATCGTCGGTGGCGGTGCCGCGCTGCAGTGCCTCGCTCGCGAGGGTCGAACCATAGGAATGCCCGAGCACGGTGAGATGTGGATCGGTGTCGCGGGAGCTGTCCAGACCGTTGATGAACGACGCCAGTTCGGGCGCGTTGTCGTCGGCGTAGTGGGCGTTGCCGGCCTGGGCGACATTGGACGGCGGTTCGTAGCCAAGCCATGCCACGGTGGCGACGGTCTCGTTGCCCTTGCCCGCCTTGTCCAGCACCCGCTCGGTCTCGCTCTTCAGCCATTCGGACTGCTCGACGTAGGTGGGAAGATCGTTGCCCTCGTCGGGTTTGTCATAGGTCACCGAACCGGTTCCGGGCACGTACACGCTGACGTGGTCGGCCGTGTCGACATTGCCGATCGCCACCGCAACCTTGGGTTCGTCGCCGTCGAAATCGAGCACCAGCAGCTGTCGGTCGTCCTTGGACAGGGCTTCGTCGATCGCGGCGATGGTGTCCTTTTCCTTATTGGTGAGGTCCGGATCGTTGCGCAAGGTCGCCAACCGGTTCCGGTTGGCCGCGTCACGAGCGGTGCCGGGCACCCCGTCAAGGTTTCCGACCCATTCCGGCCGTTCGGTGATGATCCGGTTCTGCTCGTCTTCGCTGAGCGAATCCCACCACTGATTCACCTCGGTGTCGGTGGCGCCGTCGGGCGGTTTGAGGCTGTCGAGGTCACGCTTGAACGGTGACGCCGCCGCATCGTCCATGATGTTGCCCGCCCGCGGTTCACTGCTCGACGCACCTTGTTCGACTGCTTTCGCAGTCGCTTTGTCGACGGAATCGAACTGCTGCAGAAGGGCTTTGAGTGTCGAGGTGTACGCGGCGGCCAGCTTGGGTGTCATCAGCTTGCTCGATCCCGCAGCCGTGACATTGCCGTCGTTGCCGACGTTTGCGCCGAGACTCATCGCCTGTTTGGCGACGTCGAGGATCTCGGTGCGCAGCGGCGTCAGGTTGGTGCCGCCGGATCGCAGTGCGGCCTGGATGTTCTGCAGGCGGGTACGGAGACCTTCCTGCTCTCCCAGATTCTTGTTGCCGCGCGCCTGCGCCGCGGTGGCCGCGGTGCCTTTCCAGCTGCCGCTCAGATCGGTGAGGGTATTGCGTTGGGTGTTGATCAGCCCGTCGAGCGGAGCGATCTTGCCCTGTAACTGGTTTGCGCCATCAGACAATGCGGTCGGATTGCTGGCGGTGACCACCGGGATGGTGACGGTCATCGGCGGTTTCCGCCCATCATTGCTCCTGTCTGGAAGATTGCCGTGAAAACGCTAGCAGCAGCCGGAGGCGGCTCGACGCGCCAAAATCAGGACCGGCCGAACGTCGTCGTACCGGTACCGGTGGCGACGAACCCGTTGCCCTTGACGGGATCGGCCATCCGGCAGGCCAACAAGATGTCGTCGGTGTGGATGCAGGTGGCGTTGCCCACCTCGAAGCGCTGACCGGCGGGCAGCATCGGCGCCTCGTCCTCGCGCAGGCCGTCGACGGGGCTGAGCGGAGCATCGGTGTGGGTGAAGCTCATCGGGATCGCGCCGTTGACGGTGCCGTAGCTGAACAGATGCGCGAGGTTGGCGTCATCGGGCGCCCCGACGAACGGCCCACGGCAGTCCAGGGCGTACATCGCCCGGTGCTGGGTGGTCATACAGACGAAGCCGTCGGGGGTGCGAAACCCCTGCATCGGAAAACCTTGACCCTCACGCAGGACGTAGTGCGCCGGATCCACGGCGGGGTAAGCGGCGAAGTCGGGCACACCGTCAGGCCCCAGGTGCGTCGCAATCGCGGTGTGCGGGGCCTCCCGGGTGGCGAGCCACAACCCGGCCAGCACTGCCGTCAGGACCGATACGACCGCCACCGCCACACGCACCATCGCTCCATGATCGCCCGGGGCAGATCGGGACGGAGCCGAATTCCCGGCCCCGTAGAATGGCGACATCATGACCGCACCGGGGTACAACCATGTCCAGACCCCGATTGCGGGTCTCGTTGAGCTGGCATTAACCGATCCGTCGCTGCAGGACGTTTTTCGCCGTGCCGTCGACCGGCCCGCAGATCTCGCACTCGTCGGCCCGGCCAGCGCCCGCGTGCTGGTCGCCGCCGGACTGGCCCAGCAGGGGCCGTTGCTGGTGGTCACCGCCACCGGCCGGGAAGCCGACGATCTGACCGCCGAGTTGCGCGGCGTCTTCGGTGACGCGGTCGCGCTGTTCCCGTCCTGGGAGACGCTGCCGCACGAGCGCCTGTCGCCGGGCGTGGAAACGGTCGGCGCCCGGTTGTTGCTGTTGCGCCGGCTCGCTCATCCCGACGACGAGACGCTGGGCCCGCCACTGCGGGTGGTGGTCACCACCACCCGATCCCTTTTGCAACCGATGGCCCCCGACGTGGTGAGTACCGAACCGGTCACCCTCGCAGTCGGCGCGGAGGCCGAGTTCGAGGGCGTGGTCGCGCGCCTGGTCGACCTCGCGTACACCCGCGTCGACATGGTCGGTAAACGCGGGGAGTTCGCCGTCCGCGGCGGCATCCTCGACATCTTCCCGCCCACTGCGGAGCACCCGGTACGCGTGGAGTTCTGGGGCGACGAGATCTCCGAGATACGGATGTTCGCGATCGCCGACCAGCGTTCGATCCCCGAGATTCCGGTGCAGAACGTGGTCGCTGTGCCGTGCCGTGAACTATTGATGACCGCCGAGGTGCGTGAGCGCGCCGCGGTGCTCTCTCAAGAACACCCCACCCACGAGAACAGCGTGCCGGGCAGCGTGCCCGAGATGCTGGCCAAGCTCGCCGAGGGAATCCCGGTCGACGGCATGGAGGCGCTGCTACCGCTGTTGCATTCGGTGCAGCCCACGACGCTGACACACCACCTGCCCGAGGGCGCCCCGGTGTTGTTGTGCGATCCGGAGAAGGTGCGCACCCGGGCGGGCGACCTGATCAAGACCGGGCGGGAATTCCTGGAGGCCTCGTGGTCGACGGCCGCGGTCGGCGGGGATGCCCCCATCGACATCGAGGCGCTGGGGGCATCCGGGTTCGTCCCGTTCGCGCAGGCGCGAGAAGACGCCGTCGCCGGCGGACACCCGTGGTGGACCCTGAGCCAGCTGCCCGACGGCAAGGCCACCGAACTCGACCTGCGGCCGTCGCCCTCGGCGCGTAGTCAGCAGAGCCTCGACGAGATCTTCGCGATGCTGCGTGCCCACGTGGCCACCGGTGGATACGCTGCGGTGGTCACCCCGGGTGCCGGAACTGCGCAACGCGTGGTGGAGCAGCTCGGCGAATCAGACACGCCCGCAGCAGTATTGGATCCGGGAGTCGCGCCCAAAGCCGGTGTGGTCGGCGTGCTCAAGGGTCCGATGCACGACGGTGTGGTGCTGCCGGGGGCCAACCTCGTCATCATCACCGAGACCGATCTGACCGGCAACCGGGTGACGTCCTCGGAAGGCAAAAGGCTTGCGGCCAAGCGGCGTAACGTCGTCGACCCGCTGGCGCTGACCGCCGGCGATCTCGTGGTGCACGATCAGCACGGCATCGGCAAGTTCGTCGAGATGACCGAGCGGGTGGTCGGCGGAGCGCGCCGCGAGTACCTGGTTCTGGAGTACGCCTCGGCCAAGCGGGGCGGCGGATCGGATCGCCTCTACGTGCCGATGGATTCGCTGGACCAGCTGTCGCGGTACGTGGGCGGCGAAGCGCCATCGCTCTCCAAGCTCGGCGGTAGCGATTGGGCCAACACGAAAACCAAGGCACGCAAGGCAGTTCGGGAGATCGCCAGCGAACTGGTGGCGCTGTACGCCAAACGTCAGTCGGCGCCCGGGCATGCGTTCGGCCCCGACACTCCATGGCAGAACGAGATGGAAGATGCGTTCGGTTTCACCGAGACCATCGACCAGATGACCGCCATCACCGAGGTCAAATCCGATATGGAGAAACCGGTTCCGATGGACCGGGTGATCTGTGGTGACGTGGGCTACGGCAAGACCGAGATCGCGGTGCGGGCGGCGTTCAAGGCCGTCCAAGACGGCAAACAGGTCGCGGTGCTGGTGCCGACGACGCTGCTGGCCGATCAGCATCTGCAGACCTTCACCAACCGGATGGCGGGTTTCCCGGTGACGGTCAAGGGGTTGTCGCGGTTCACCGATCCCGCGGAGTCACGCACCACGTTGGCGGGCATGAAGGACGGGTCGGTCGACGTGGTGATCGGGACGCACCGGCTATTGCAGACCGGTGTGACCTGGAAAGACCTGGGCCTCATCATCGTTGACGAGGAACAGCGGTTCGGCGTCGAGCACAAAGAGCACATCAAGTCGATGCGCACCCACGTCGACGTGCTCACCATGAGTGCCACGCCGATCCCGCGCACCCTGGAGATGAGCCTGGCCGGTATCCGCGAGATGTCGACGATCCTCACCCCGCCCGAGGAGCGTCACCCGGTGCTGACCTATGTCGGGCCGCACGACGACAAGCAGGTGGCCGCGGCGTTGCGCCGCGAGTTGCTGCGCGACGGGCAGGTGTTCTACATCCACAACCGGGTCCGCACGATCGACCAGGCCGCGGCGCGGATTCGTCAGATGGTGCCCGAAGCCAGGGTCGTTGTGGCGCACGGGCAGATGAACGAGGAGGCGCTGGAGAAGACCGTCGAGGGCTTCTGGAACCGTGAGTACGACATCCTGGTCTGCACCACGATCGTCGAGACCGGCCTGGACATCTCGAACGCCAACACGCTGATCGTCGAGCGGGCCGACACCTTCGGGTTGTCGCAGCTGCATCAGCTGCGGGGCCGGGTGGGGCGCAGCCGTGAACGCGGATACGCCTACATGCTCTATCCACCCAATTCGCCGCTGACCGAGACCGCCTACGACCGGCTGGCCACGATCGCCCAGAACAACGAGCTGGGTGCCGGTATGGCCGTGGCCATGAAGGACCTGGAGATCCGCGGTGCGGGCAACGTACTGGGCGCCGAGCAGTCCGGCCATGTGGCGGGGGTGGGTTTCGACCTCTACGTGCGGCTGGTCGGAGAGGCCGTAGAGGCCTACCGGGCCGTCGCGGACGGAAAAACCGTTGCCACGCCACAAGAAACGAAAGAAGTACGGGTCGACCTGCCGGTCGATGCGCACCTGCCGCCGGAATACATCGGCAGTGACCGGTTGCGGCTCGAGGGCTACCGGCGGTTGGCCGCCGCTTCGGATGAAGACGCGGTGCGAGCCGTCGTGGACGAACTCGTCGACAGGTACGGTCCGCTTCCGGTCGAGGTGCAGCGCCTGGTCGCGGTGGCGCGGCTACGGTTGCTGTGCCGGGAGTACGGCATCACCGAGATCGGCGCGGTGTCGGCGTCGACGATCAAGCTGTCACCGCTGGTGCTGCCCGATTCCGCGCAGTTGCGGCTCAAGCGGATGTACCCGGGGGCGCACTACCGCGCCACCACCTCGGTGGTTCAGGTGCCGATCCCACGCGAGAGCGACAGCATCGGCTCGCCGCGGATACGCGACCTCGACATTGTCCAAATGGTTGCCGGTCTGGTGCTGGTTCTCCATGGCAAAGGCCAGTCAGATGTTGATATAACGAAGTTCTCGCAGGTAACTGGGGAGGTGTGACCGTGACTGTCGTTCTGGTTGATCCCCGCCGCCCGTCGCTGGTCCCGGTCGAAGCGATCGAATTCCTGACCGGCGACGTGCAGTACACCGAGGAGATGCCGATCAAGGTGCCGTGGACGTTGCCCGCGGCCCGGCCCATCTACGGCGACGACGAGGGCGACCCGGCGCCGGTGCTGTTGTCTTCGGATCCCGAGCATCCGGCGGTCAAGGCCCGCTTGGCGGCGGGGGACCGGTTGATCGCGGCCCCGCAGGCGCAGGCGGGGGAGCGGCTCGTGGATGCCGTGGCGATGATGGACCGGCTGCGCACCGACGGGCCGTGGGAGAGCGAACAGACCCACGATTCGTTGCGTCGCTACCTGTTGGAGGAGACCTACGAGGTGTTCGACGCGGTCCGCGGCGGCAACGCCGACGAGCTGCGCGAAGAGCTCGGCGATGTGCTGCTGCAGGTGCTGTTCCATGCCCGCATCGCCGAGGATGCGCCCGTGCATCCGTTCAACATCGATGATGTTGCCGATTCGCTTGTCCGCAAGCTCGGTAATCGGGTGCCGGCAGTGCTTGCCGGAGAATCGATTTCGCTGGACGAGCAGCTGGCCCAGTGGGAGGAACGCAAGGCCCAGGAGCAGAAGGTGAAGGCCCGTGCGTCCTCCATGGACGACGTGCCCACCGGGCAGCCGGCGCTGGCGCTGACACAGAAGGTGCTGGCCCGGGTGGCCCAGGCCGGTCTGCCCGCCGACCTGGTGCCCGCGGCGCTGACGTCGGTGGTGATCGCGGCGGATACTGACGCTGAGAATGACCTGCGCAGTGCGGTTTTGGAGTTCATGGACACCGTGCGGTTGGTGGAGTCCGACGTTGCCGCCGGCCGCCGGGGTGAAGACGTTCCCGAGGAACTCGACGTGGCGCAGTTGGGGTCGATCACCGAGGATGAGTGGCGGTCCTATTGGCCGGGTGCGGTGGTCGAGGATTCAGCCGAGGACAATTCAGCCGAGCAGGACGAGTCAGCGTCGGAACCCGACGAGGAGGGTCACCCCGGCGATTGACGGCGTTCCGACTCCGTCTGCCGAGCTCGTAACACAGACCGATGCGCCCCTCCTGGTGGAGGGGCGCATCTGCCTGAGCGTCAAAAACTTTGACGGTCCGACTAGCTGTCGTTCTTGTCCTTGCCGCTCACCTTCTTGACGCCGTTGCTGATGTCTTTCTTCACCCGGTCGACCCGGTTCTTGACGTTCTCGCCGACCTGCTTGACCGCACCCTTGAGGTCACCCTGCTTGACTTTGTCGGCGACCTTGTTGGCCCGTTCCTGCGCGTGGGTGAGGCTCTTCTGGGTCTTGGTGACCTGTTTGGTGACCGTGGTCTCAACGTCCTTGCCGGTCTTGGTCACCACGCCGATCGGGTCGTTGAGAGCGGCAGTGGCCCCGTCGAACACCACGCCGCCGGTCGCGTCGTTGGCCGCGGCCAACACCTTGCCGACCGGCCGCTGCAGGTTGTCGAGCTGCTGCTGGCTGAGTGGCGCGGGGCCCTCGGGCAGCTTGGCCTCGATTCCGGTGAGGACCTTACTGACGTCGTCGCCGATCTGGCGGCTGACCGTCCGGATCGCCTTGCCGGGCTCGGTGGCGAGTTTGGCGGCGACCGTCTTGATCTCGGTGGGTACCTGAATGTCGTTGTCCTCCAGGAAAGTCACCGTGCGGTTGGTGACGCGTTGGACGATGTCGGTGTACTCCGAGCCCACACCCCGGCCCAGTTCGGCGAGGAGGTCGCCGGCCAGCAGGGCGGCCTGCTCGCGGGTCAGCGTCTGGGTGCCGAACAGCGTCGGGACGTGCATCTGGTCCAGAGTGCGGGTCCAGGAGCCGTCCTCATTGCGCACCGCGTCGGTGTAGCTGGTGTTGACCAGCAGCTTGAGCAGCGGCTCCAGGGCGTCGGCCACCGGGGTGTTGACGTCCTCACCTGTTGCGACGCTGAGCAATCCGGCGACCAGGCGGGCGGGCGCCAGCAGTGGCAACTGCTCCTGGGTGATCGTGGTGTAGATCGTGCCGTCGGGTGCGGTGTACAGCTTGGCGCCGACGCCCGACCCGTCGAGCAGCGACGCTCCCAGCGTGAGCGGCAACAGCGCCGCCATCGCCGAATTCGCCCATGCGACCGGGCTTCCCGTGACCGGTGCATCTGAAAGCAGGTCGTACTCCCAGGTGGTGTCGGTCTTGAGGATCGTCAACACGATGGGCTGGCCGTCGAGCGATTCCGCTACGGCGACCAGATTGCCCAGGTCGTCGAAGCTGAGGTCGGAGAGACTGAGTCCCTCCATCCCCTCGGGGAGGACGTCCTGGCGCTCGGGCGTCACCGGGTTGACGCCGGTGATCTCCTGATAGATCGGCGCAAACCGTGAGTAGAGTCCGCCGTTGGGCCGGCCCGGGTTGCGCAGGAGGTTCACCGTCAGGAGGGTCACGTCGATGACGCCGCCGGGAGTGATGTCGAGGGTCGGCAGATCGGTTGCCTCGGGATAGTCGGTTGCCGACAGTGGCTGAAGCAGCAGCCAGACGCCCGGTGCGGTTTGGATTCCGATGTACGTCGCCGCGTCCACCTTGACGAACGCCTTCGTCACGTCCTTGGTGACGGGATCGTTGGGGTCGGCGAAGACGATCTTGCGGGGTCCGGTCAGGGCGGGGCCGGCTTCCAGATCGCCGGCGCGGGCCTGGTCGATGAAGTTCTGGTAGCCCGCCCCGACCGCAATGGCACCGTCGCCGTAGCCGATGAAATTGGTGTTCGACAGGTAGGCCGTCCAGTTCACCAGCGGGGCGAGCGCCGCGGTGAGGTCGCCGCCGCCTGCCGTGTACGCGGCCAACGCGCCCAGGTCGATTCCGTCCAGCGAACTCGGTGATACCCACTGCCCCTGGGTCCAGTCCCGTCCGGTGACGGTGCCCGATGCCGGGTTGAACTTCGGAGGGAACCCCGACCAGTTCCCGCCGGTGGTGGTGGTCTGACTCGCCGATCCCACATCAAGCGGGTTGAACCACTTCACCCACACCGGGGCCAGTTGTTCTGCGGTGAACGTGGTACCCAGCCCCCAGCCCACCAGGCCCGCGGTGTTCTCGCGATCGTCGAGGATCGCATCGGTCACCGCGTCCGGGTCCGACGGCAATTGCGTCAGACCGGTGGACGGGATCCAACTCGGCAACCCCACCACATAGGTGGCTGCGTCCGCGATTGTTGGCGTCAGCCCCACCCCGACTGCCGCGGCGATCGCCGTGCCGGCGACGGCCGCCCTGGTGACCTTGTTGTGACGATGCTTCCCCATGCCTGCCCCTCTCAGGAAAAATTCAGCTACTCAGGGGGGAACTCTAAGGCGGCAAACTTCGATTGCGACGTCAGTCGATGGGGTGACGGCGCCGATTGGTTGCATATGCAACAATTTGAGATTGCTCTATCTGCAGTTGCCGGTGCGAATCTTATTATTAACCAAAATAGGTACCTGGCATGCAGACTTGAATTGCATGCATTGTGACCAGCACATATGACGGTATAAGTGCAGATAGCTCTGGTTGCGTAATTAACTTAATCACTGCAATCGTATTTGCGATATCGGAATTTCGACCGGTGTCGACCCCCTTCATCGAGTGGGCTGAATGCGGAGTTGCTAAGGGGTGGAGGATTTTGCTGGCAACCTAGAAAATATTGACCACGGCGAAACTGGGAACGTTGGGCGTGGCGCCCGCTGGATCGGATCGGTCGCCTCTACGGTGAGGCGATGCGGGTACTGCGGGTCGTTGCCGTCGTCCTGGTTCTCAGTCTGGGGATGGTTGCTCCGCAAGCCGCTGCGGACTGCACGGCCACGGGCTGTGACCTGCGTTCACGCATCGCGGCGGCGGACGCCTACCTGGCGTCGCGGCCCGGCACCGTCGGGTACGTCCTGCGCGACCGAGGCGCGGGTACGCGCTACGCCAACGCCAATGCCAACCAGATGATCTGGACCGCTTCCACCATCAAGCTGGCGATGGTGGTCGACCTGTTGACTCGGGAGCGTGCCGGGGCATTGCGCATGTCGGGTAATGATCGGCAGCTCATGGTGAACATGCTGCGGGACTCCGACAACGATGCGGCAGATTCGCTGTGGACCCGTTACGGCGGCCCGGATCACAAGGCGTTCAATGCGGGCTTCCCGCGCTACGGCATGACCGACCTGCGGCCGCAACCGGGATTCGGTGACATGTTCCCGTACTGGGGTTTCCAGAAATCGACCACCAACGATCTCGACCGGTTGATGAACTACACACTGACCCAACTGAATGCGCCCGATGCGGCCGCCGTGGCGGCCGAGATGCAACGGGTCGGCAGTGAACAGCAGTGGGGCGTGTGGGGTGCCGGGCCGTCGATGAGTCCCGGCAACAAGAACGGGTGGTCGCAGGAACAAGGGGGTTGGGTCGTCAACTCGGTCGGCTTCGCCGGACCCAATCAGCGCTACACGCTGGCCATCATGAACGGGCTCAACGGGCAGGGCGGCTACGACGACGGGGTCGCCACGACCACCCGGCTCAGCCAGATCCTGCTCGGGCCCACCGGGTGATCAAGACTGCGGGGCACAGCTATTCGGCCAGTGCCCGGTCGAACGCGGTGGCCAACTCTTGAAGGCTGTGTGGCTGGATGCGCTCGCCGTCGAGAAAGAACGTCGGCGTTCCCTGCACACCCAGTGCGCGCCCGTCGGCCACATCGAGTTGGACTCGGGCAGCGGTGGCGGGGTCGCGGTAGACCTTGTCGAATGCCGCCAGATCGAGGCCGAGTTCTCCTGCGAAGCCACGGAATACCTCGTCGGCCGGGGTCTGTTGCTCGCCCCACTGGCCTTGGGTCTCGAACATCTTCTTGTACATCGCCTCGAACCTGCCCTGTTGGGCCGCGGCTTCGACGGCGCGCGCCGCCCGTTCGGCGTTGTAGTGCGCGCCCATGGGGAAGTACCGGATGACGAAGTTCACCCGATCGCCGTACTCGGATCGCAGTTGCTCGATCGCCGGGTAGACCGCGCGACAGCCTTCGCATTCGAAATCGAGGAATTCCACGAAGGTGGCAGCACTGTCCGGCACGGAGCTCAGTCGGTGACTGTTATCGCGAACCAACTGGCCGGCGTCGGCGGTCGCAGCTTGCGGTGGCGTACCACGATCGCGAACTGACTGGTACACGAGAACGCCGACGGCCATCAACGCGATGACCAATGCGGTCAGCAGGATTCGGGTGTTGCGCGTCAACTGATCTGTACCTCACTCGAAGAGTGTCGAACCCCAGTAACCCGAGGTGTCACCGTCACGCAGCCCGGGCGGGCAGGCGAAGACAGCCGTCCCGGTGTGGGTGATGTATTCGTTGAGCAGGTCCTTGCGGGCCAGTTCCCGCTGCATGGGGATGAACTGCTTCTCGGGGCTGCGCACGAATGCGATGAAGAACAGGCCCGCGTCCAGGTGGCCGACGCCATCCGAACCGTCGGTGAAGTTGTAACCGCGACGCAGGATCTCGATGCCGCCCAGATGCTCGGGTGAGGCCAAACGCACATGCGCGGCCATGTCGATCTTCGGATTGCCCTTGCCGTCGGTGATCTCGAAGTTGAGCTCGTCGAACTCCTGCTGCAACCCAATGGGGGCGCCGCTGCCCTTCTGCCGGCCGAACACCCGCTCCTGCTCCAGAAGCGTGGTGCGGTCCCAGTTTTCGATCCGCATCCGGATCCGCCGAGTGATCAGATAGCTGCCGCCGGTGAGCCAGCCCGGTCCGTCTCCCTCGGCCACCCACACGCTCTGGTTGAGCTGATCTGTCTCGTCGGACCTGAGATTGTTCGTTCCGTCCTTGAA
Protein-coding regions in this window:
- a CDS encoding serine hydrolase, with protein sequence MRVLRVVAVVLVLSLGMVAPQAAADCTATGCDLRSRIAAADAYLASRPGTVGYVLRDRGAGTRYANANANQMIWTASTIKLAMVVDLLTRERAGALRMSGNDRQLMVNMLRDSDNDAADSLWTRYGGPDHKAFNAGFPRYGMTDLRPQPGFGDMFPYWGFQKSTTNDLDRLMNYTLTQLNAPDAAAVAAEMQRVGSEQQWGVWGAGPSMSPGNKNGWSQEQGGWVVNSVGFAGPNQRYTLAIMNGLNGQGGYDDGVATTTRLSQILLGPTG
- a CDS encoding DsbA family protein, producing MTRNTRILLTALVIALMAVGVLVYQSVRDRGTPPQAATADAGQLVRDNSHRLSSVPDSAATFVEFLDFECEGCRAVYPAIEQLRSEYGDRVNFVIRYFPMGAHYNAERAARAVEAAAQQGRFEAMYKKMFETQGQWGEQQTPADEVFRGFAGELGLDLAAFDKVYRDPATAARVQLDVADGRALGVQGTPTFFLDGERIQPHSLQELATAFDRALAE